A window from Ovis canadensis isolate MfBH-ARS-UI-01 breed Bighorn chromosome 26, ARS-UI_OviCan_v2, whole genome shotgun sequence encodes these proteins:
- the LOC138430834 gene encoding coiled-coil domain-containing protein 25-like, protein MVFCFTSSSVNSSAYTIYMGKDKYENEDLIKYGWPEDIWFHVDKLSLAHVYLRLHKGEKIEDIPKEVLMDCAHLVKANSIQGCKVNNVTVVYTPWSNLKKTADMDVGQIGFHSQKDVEIVTVEKKVNEILN, encoded by the exons ATGGTGTTCTGCTTCACCAGTAGTAGCGTTAACTCATCTGCTTACACTATTTACATGGGAAAGGATAAATATGAAA ATGAAGATCTGATAAAGTATGGCTGGCCTGAAGATATTTGGTTTCATGTGGACAAACTCTCTTTGGCTCATGTGTACCTTCGATTACATAAGGGAGAGAAAATAGAAGATATTCCAAAGGAGGTGCTGATGGACTGTGCCCATCTTGTGAAGGCCAATAGCATTCAAGGCTGCAAGGTGAACAATGTGACTGTGGTGTACACGCCGTGGTCTAACCTGAAGAAGACGGCTGACATGGACGTGGGCCAGATTGGCTTTCACAGCCAGAAGGATGTGGAAATTGTGACAGTAGAGAAGAAAGTGAATGAGATCctgaactga